In Natronoarchaeum philippinense, a single window of DNA contains:
- a CDS encoding methyltransferase domain-containing protein, whose translation MTVLVVRGDREFLVEPGEEFGTDLGVLDVPEDVEPGDTITTHLDEPFEVRRLRSPDLFDHMERTGAPMMPRDIGLIVGHVGVRTDDRVLDAGTGTGVLSAYLGRMGADVTTFEQKAEFAEVARENMDLAGVADRVDVNTGDLTEELDDLGRFDLLTLDTQDAPAIVERAPELLADGGFLAVYSPFVENAREAAIAAREAGLSNVETQETIQREMDFDDRGSRPSTRGVGHTGYLIFARNV comes from the coding sequence GTGACGGTTCTGGTAGTTCGGGGCGACCGCGAGTTCCTCGTCGAGCCCGGCGAGGAGTTCGGCACCGATCTGGGCGTGCTCGACGTGCCCGAAGACGTCGAGCCCGGCGACACGATCACGACCCACCTCGACGAGCCATTCGAGGTCCGACGGCTGCGCTCTCCGGATCTGTTCGATCACATGGAGCGGACGGGCGCGCCGATGATGCCGCGAGACATCGGACTGATCGTCGGCCACGTCGGCGTCCGGACGGACGATCGCGTGCTCGACGCCGGCACCGGGACCGGCGTGCTCTCGGCGTATCTCGGCCGGATGGGCGCCGACGTGACGACGTTCGAGCAAAAGGCGGAGTTCGCCGAGGTCGCCCGTGAGAACATGGACCTCGCGGGCGTCGCGGATCGCGTCGACGTCAACACCGGTGATCTGACCGAGGAACTCGACGATCTGGGTCGGTTCGACCTGCTCACGCTGGACACGCAGGACGCCCCTGCGATCGTCGAGCGCGCGCCGGAGCTGCTGGCCGACGGCGGCTTTCTCGCCGTCTACTCGCCGTTCGTCGAGAACGCCCGCGAGGCGGCGATCGCCGCCCGCGAGGCCGGCCTCTCGAACGTCGAGACCCAAGAGACGATCCAGCGCGAGATGGACTTCGACGACCGCGGCTCCCGGCCCTCGACCCGCGGCGTCGGCCACACCGGCTATCTGATCTTCGCGCGCAACGTCTGA
- a CDS encoding M48 family metallopeptidase translates to MRHLGLKIRMAIVSTILFAFFALAAGVAMVLFNLSLPIVLALAVGFAGFQYLLGTKMALWSVGADDMPEDQYREIHRAVERMSDDLGIDKPRLMVAQMGVPNAFATGRKGNGTVVVSTELIHTLQQDELEGVLAHELAHIANRDVVTMTLGQSVAAIVGIVVQWLVIATGDNEIADLILGWIAGMLTQMFVMIFVLAISRYREYVADSDAADVIGSGEPLARALEKIQRGAQGRESNIDDSVSALCIFGDGGGVKKLFSTHPDTEERIRRLRSY, encoded by the coding sequence ATGAGACACCTCGGCCTGAAGATACGGATGGCGATCGTCAGCACCATCCTGTTCGCCTTTTTCGCACTCGCAGCGGGGGTTGCGATGGTTCTGTTCAACCTCTCGCTACCGATTGTGCTGGCGCTCGCCGTCGGGTTCGCCGGCTTCCAGTACCTCCTCGGGACGAAGATGGCGCTGTGGAGCGTCGGCGCCGACGATATGCCCGAAGATCAGTACCGCGAAATCCACCGCGCAGTCGAGCGGATGTCCGACGATCTGGGCATCGACAAGCCGCGACTGATGGTCGCCCAGATGGGCGTCCCCAACGCCTTCGCAACGGGCCGGAAGGGCAACGGCACCGTCGTCGTCTCGACGGAACTGATCCACACGCTCCAGCAGGACGAACTCGAAGGCGTGCTCGCGCACGAACTCGCACACATCGCGAACCGCGACGTGGTGACGATGACGCTCGGCCAGTCGGTCGCCGCCATCGTCGGCATCGTCGTCCAGTGGCTCGTGATCGCAACCGGCGACAACGAGATCGCCGACCTCATACTGGGCTGGATCGCCGGGATGCTGACCCAGATGTTCGTGATGATCTTCGTGCTGGCCATCTCCCGATACCGGGAGTACGTCGCCGACAGCGACGCCGCCGACGTGATCGGCAGCGGCGAGCCGCTCGCCCGCGCCTTAGAGAAGATCCAGCGCGGCGCCCAAGGCCGCGAGAGCAACATCGACGACTCCGTCAGCGCGCTGTGTATCTTCGGCGACGGCGGCGGCGTCAAGAAACTGTTCTCGACCCACCCCGACACCGAAGAGCGCATTCGACGGCTTCGCAGCTACTGA
- a CDS encoding DUF5787 family protein gives MSPPPASEFEFELLVCRWAEHEWPPAGERAEDRAVLVARQLGTKRRRWDTIVIEADREALRRRANFGAERLDGDLLHVVRSAPEEWAWYRDALPEPGYSWRYVREAIHEADDRGILDVRRDGNRIEIRRKWPYPDWIDRIVAIENKPDLDASAARTLRPQLERDVALGLADEAWVATTATGERIEPALLEDIPVEAGVLAVDPESKSAAVAWHPRTLDADAPGTRIGERAESDSEFVQSAATFEYAEPEQKRETRLRIAERAYERGWRSFVDTMRPDCRHFQLRDADGQLLPRCGAKECTPTSAECSGSCGEYEPEPPAWRQRGWPIEGGPGNRLRKLLAARRRRRRPGQ, from the coding sequence GTGAGCCCGCCGCCCGCCTCGGAGTTCGAGTTCGAACTGCTGGTCTGCCGATGGGCCGAGCACGAATGGCCACCGGCCGGCGAGCGCGCCGAGGACCGCGCCGTGCTCGTCGCCCGCCAACTCGGTACCAAGCGGCGGCGCTGGGACACGATCGTGATCGAGGCCGACCGCGAGGCGCTCCGCCGGCGGGCTAACTTCGGCGCCGAGCGACTCGACGGCGACCTGCTCCACGTCGTCCGCTCGGCGCCCGAGGAGTGGGCGTGGTACCGGGACGCGCTGCCCGAGCCGGGCTACTCGTGGCGGTACGTCCGCGAGGCGATCCACGAGGCCGACGACCGCGGGATTCTCGACGTGCGACGGGACGGCAACCGGATCGAGATCCGCCGGAAGTGGCCCTACCCCGACTGGATCGACCGAATCGTCGCCATCGAGAACAAGCCCGATCTCGACGCCAGCGCGGCCCGCACGCTGCGCCCCCAGCTAGAGCGCGACGTTGCGCTCGGGTTGGCCGACGAGGCGTGGGTCGCAACGACCGCGACCGGCGAGCGCATCGAGCCGGCGCTGCTCGAAGATATCCCGGTCGAGGCGGGCGTGCTCGCGGTCGATCCCGAGTCGAAATCGGCGGCTGTCGCGTGGCATCCCCGCACGCTCGACGCCGACGCGCCGGGCACCCGGATCGGCGAGCGGGCTGAAAGTGACTCGGAGTTCGTCCAGTCGGCGGCGACGTTCGAGTACGCCGAGCCCGAGCAAAAACGAGAGACGCGCCTGCGGATCGCAGAGCGCGCCTACGAACGGGGCTGGCGGTCGTTCGTCGACACGATGCGTCCGGACTGCCGGCACTTCCAGTTGCGCGACGCCGACGGCCAGTTGCTCCCCCGCTGTGGCGCCAAGGAGTGTACCCCGACGAGCGCGGAGTGTTCGGGCTCGTGTGGGGAGTACGAGCCCGAGCCCCCGGCGTGGCGCCAGCGCGGCTGGCCGATCGAGGGCGGTCCGGGCAACCGACTTCGGAAACTGCTGGCGGCGCGGCGGCGTCGCCGCCGGCCCGGGCAGTGA
- a CDS encoding 2,3,4,5-tetrahydropyridine-2,6-dicarboxylate N-succinyltransferase, whose translation MSLESDIDDLWQRKQNGLTAADATDEHLDVLDEFLAALEAGDVRAAEKHGDEWEANEWVKQGILLNFGLRETVAREYGGVDYHDVLPLRETADLNERGTRNTPDGTAIRRGAYLGEDCIMMSPSFVNIGAHVGDGTLIDSCDTVGSCAQIGENVKLGANTLIGGVLEPVEDAPVIVEDGVSLGAGCRVTSGFVVGENSVVGENTLLTPRIPVYDLVEEEVIYGELPPERRAFQRFVESSVSDHEMIDGGAFKPAVVATHIEDETLEATEREDALRE comes from the coding sequence ATGAGCCTCGAATCCGACATCGACGACCTGTGGCAGCGAAAGCAGAACGGACTGACGGCCGCCGACGCGACCGACGAGCACCTCGACGTGCTCGACGAATTCCTCGCCGCGCTCGAAGCCGGCGACGTGCGCGCCGCCGAGAAGCACGGTGACGAGTGGGAGGCAAACGAGTGGGTCAAGCAGGGCATCCTGCTCAACTTCGGCCTGCGCGAGACCGTCGCCCGCGAGTACGGCGGCGTCGACTACCACGACGTGCTCCCGCTCCGGGAGACGGCCGACCTGAACGAGCGCGGCACGCGCAACACGCCCGACGGGACCGCGATCCGCCGGGGCGCCTATCTGGGCGAGGACTGCATCATGATGTCGCCCTCGTTCGTCAACATCGGCGCTCACGTCGGCGACGGGACGCTGATCGACTCGTGTGACACCGTCGGGTCGTGCGCTCAGATCGGCGAGAACGTCAAGCTCGGCGCCAACACGCTGATCGGCGGCGTGCTCGAACCCGTCGAGGACGCCCCCGTGATCGTCGAGGACGGCGTCTCGCTGGGCGCTGGCTGTAGAGTGACGAGCGGCTTCGTCGTCGGCGAGAACAGCGTCGTCGGCGAGAACACGCTCCTGACGCCGCGGATCCCCGTCTACGACCTCGTCGAGGAGGAGGTCATCTACGGCGAACTGCCGCCCGAGCGTCGGGCGTTCCAGCGCTTCGTCGAGTCCTCGGTCAGCGATCACGAGATGATCGACGGCGGCGCGTTCAAGCCCGCCGTGGTCGCCACCCACATCGAGGACGAGACGCTGGAGGCCACCGAGCGCGAGGACGCGCTCCGGGAGTGA
- a CDS encoding LabA-like NYN domain-containing protein yields MTDIHSGQRVAVLVDAQNLYHSAHSLYSNNIDYSALLEKSVQGRELTRAIAYVIRADSPDEESFFEALTDIGFETKIKDIKTFSDGSKKADWDVGMSLDAVTLANHVDTVVLCTGDGDFSRLCSHLRHEGVRVEVMSFESSTAEELKAAADSFVDLSERTETFLL; encoded by the coding sequence ATGACCGATATCCACTCCGGGCAACGCGTCGCCGTGCTGGTCGACGCGCAAAATCTGTACCATAGCGCCCATAGCCTCTACTCGAACAACATCGACTACTCGGCGCTGCTCGAAAAGAGCGTGCAGGGGCGCGAACTCACCCGCGCGATCGCGTACGTGATCCGAGCGGACTCGCCCGACGAGGAGAGCTTCTTCGAGGCGCTGACCGACATCGGCTTCGAGACGAAGATCAAGGACATCAAGACGTTCAGCGACGGGTCGAAGAAGGCAGACTGGGACGTGGGAATGAGCTTAGACGCCGTCACGCTGGCCAACCACGTCGACACCGTCGTGTTGTGTACCGGCGACGGCGACTTCTCGCGGCTGTGCTCGCACCTGCGTCACGAGGGCGTCCGCGTCGAGGTGATGAGCTTCGAATCCTCGACCGCAGAAGAGCTCAAGGCGGCCGCCGACTCCTTCGTCGACCTGAGCGAGCGGACCGAGACGTTCCTGTTGTAG
- a CDS encoding histidine kinase N-terminal 7TM domain-containing protein: MSSLSLGVSWLAVLTLCAGGANLALLWVVRQYRDRPGGTWFVALVGAMAAVCFSYGVGLTVFEPVALRYGLEVLFWLTGGWAAFSWFAFSLAYTGRGRLLRSGPIVGIAAIVVVLTVLLSTNQYHQLAWTEFRVVPAYGAATVRYDRGIALTAGFALIAVLIASSLVVLLETVVSYGRLFRLQTVALALTPVLPTVALLTYVFEIGSMPRVNLLPLTLVPHMLLDTYALYGGDMFKFDPATRRIGERTAIDDVDTPVVTVDNDARIITFNAAAGPLLDADDRSIVGDPLDEHLSATVDPARSEQDIELLEGGRRRHYRTTASPFYDADETRLGYTVAFQDITDIVQRERHFEVLNRVLRHNLRNDLTVVTGHASRVESQLDDPELSESVSIVVDESQQLLELADRARELDRSVREQTEPSAVELRSVIDQQVGEIDAAASADIAVNVAPSLTVRTDPTLLGLVVGNLLQNAVEHNDADDPVVTVRTDGPARDGQAIRLEIADNGPGIPSNEVAVLEDGSETALEHGSGLGLWVVQTGVTALGGDLSFSTGEEGTTVAVVIPGLVDDAGDEAAHHS, encoded by the coding sequence GTGTCGTCGCTCTCGCTCGGCGTCTCGTGGCTGGCCGTGCTCACCCTGTGTGCCGGCGGTGCGAATCTGGCGCTGTTGTGGGTCGTCCGTCAGTACCGCGACCGGCCCGGCGGGACGTGGTTCGTCGCGCTCGTCGGGGCGATGGCTGCGGTCTGTTTCAGCTACGGCGTCGGCCTGACCGTGTTCGAACCGGTCGCGCTCCGGTACGGACTGGAGGTGCTGTTCTGGCTGACCGGCGGCTGGGCGGCGTTCTCGTGGTTCGCGTTCTCGCTCGCGTACACCGGCCGGGGACGCTTGCTCCGGTCGGGACCGATCGTCGGTATCGCCGCTATCGTCGTCGTTCTGACGGTGCTGCTGTCGACGAACCAGTACCACCAACTCGCGTGGACCGAGTTCCGAGTCGTGCCCGCGTACGGCGCCGCGACCGTGCGGTACGACCGCGGAATCGCGCTCACTGCCGGGTTCGCGCTGATCGCCGTTCTCATCGCCTCGTCGCTGGTGGTTCTCTTAGAGACGGTCGTCAGCTACGGGCGCCTGTTCCGACTCCAGACGGTCGCGCTCGCGCTCACGCCGGTGCTTCCGACCGTGGCGCTGCTGACGTACGTCTTCGAGATCGGGTCGATGCCGCGCGTGAACCTGTTGCCGCTGACGCTCGTTCCCCACATGCTGCTCGACACCTACGCGCTGTACGGCGGCGATATGTTCAAATTCGATCCCGCGACCAGACGCATCGGCGAGCGGACGGCGATCGACGACGTGGATACGCCGGTCGTCACCGTCGACAACGACGCACGGATCATCACGTTCAACGCGGCCGCGGGCCCGCTGCTGGACGCCGACGACCGGTCGATCGTCGGCGACCCGCTGGACGAGCACCTCTCGGCGACCGTCGATCCGGCGCGGAGCGAACAGGACATCGAACTCCTCGAAGGCGGGCGGCGGCGTCACTACCGCACCACCGCGTCGCCGTTTTACGACGCCGACGAAACCCGTCTCGGGTACACCGTCGCCTTTCAGGATATCACTGACATCGTCCAGCGCGAGCGCCACTTCGAGGTTCTCAACCGCGTGTTGCGCCACAACCTCCGGAACGATCTGACGGTCGTGACGGGCCACGCCTCGCGGGTCGAATCGCAACTCGACGACCCGGAGCTTTCCGAGTCAGTCTCGATCGTCGTCGACGAGAGCCAGCAACTGCTCGAACTCGCGGACCGCGCGCGGGAACTCGACCGTAGTGTCCGCGAGCAGACTGAGCCGTCGGCCGTCGAACTTCGCTCGGTGATCGACCAACAGGTCGGCGAGATAGACGCCGCGGCGTCGGCCGACATCGCGGTCAACGTTGCCCCGTCGCTGACGGTCCGGACCGATCCGACGCTCCTCGGTCTCGTCGTCGGAAACCTGCTCCAAAATGCCGTCGAGCACAACGACGCCGACGATCCGGTGGTTACTGTCCGAACGGACGGCCCGGCCAGAGACGGACAGGCGATCCGGCTGGAGATCGCCGACAACGGCCCGGGAATCCCCTCGAACGAGGTCGCAGTGCTCGAAGACGGCTCCGAGACTGCGCTCGAACACGGGAGCGGGTTGGGGCTGTGGGTCGTCCAGACCGGCGTGACGGCGCTCGGCGGGGACCTCTCGTTCAGCACGGGCGAGGAGGGCACGACGGTCGCCGTCGTGATCCCCGGACTGGTCGACGACGCCGGCGACGAGGCGGCCCACCATAGTTGA
- the dapA gene encoding 4-hydroxy-tetrahydrodipicolinate synthase, which yields MTQELFSGVFPAMVTPFADDESIDHEQLRADAQRLEAAGVDGLVPVGSTGESATLTHDEHVEVVETVVDAVEDVPVIAGTGSNNTREALELSERAADAGADALLLISPYYNKPEQRGLVEHFRTIADAIDLPQIVYNVPSRTGRNIEPDTAVELARHENIAGFKAASGDLNQVSEIVERTREEDFAVLSGDDGLTLPMLSVGATGGISVVANVEPERTCAMVGAALSGDFGRARELHHELGPLMRALFTETNPIPVKEAMHIRGHCQPTLRSPLTRLSEEYRVELANLLDDLDEQRAASPAEVEG from the coding sequence ATGACACAGGAACTGTTCAGCGGCGTGTTCCCGGCGATGGTCACGCCCTTCGCGGACGACGAGAGCATCGATCACGAACAGCTGCGAGCCGACGCCCAGCGTCTCGAAGCCGCCGGCGTCGACGGGCTCGTGCCCGTCGGTTCGACTGGCGAAAGCGCGACGCTGACCCACGACGAGCACGTCGAAGTCGTCGAGACGGTCGTCGACGCCGTCGAGGACGTGCCCGTGATCGCGGGCACCGGCTCGAACAACACCCGCGAGGCGCTGGAACTCTCAGAGCGTGCAGCCGACGCCGGCGCCGACGCCTTGCTTCTCATTTCGCCGTACTACAACAAGCCCGAACAGCGCGGGCTGGTCGAGCACTTCCGAACGATCGCCGACGCGATCGACCTGCCCCAGATCGTCTACAACGTCCCCTCGCGCACGGGCCGGAACATCGAACCTGACACGGCCGTCGAGCTGGCTCGCCACGAGAACATCGCGGGGTTCAAGGCCGCCAGCGGGGATCTGAATCAGGTCTCCGAGATCGTCGAGCGCACGCGCGAGGAGGACTTCGCGGTGCTGTCGGGCGACGACGGCCTGACGCTGCCGATGCTGTCGGTCGGCGCGACCGGCGGGATCAGCGTCGTCGCCAACGTCGAACCCGAGCGCACCTGCGCGATGGTCGGAGCGGCGCTGTCGGGCGACTTCGGACGCGCCCGCGAACTCCACCACGAACTCGGCCCGCTGATGCGCGCGCTGTTCACCGAGACCAACCCGATCCCGGTCAAGGAAGCGATGCACATCCGCGGGCACTGCCAGCCGACGCTGCGCTCGCCGCTGACCCGGCTGTCCGAGGAGTATCGCGTCGAGCTCGCCAACCTGCTCGACGACCTCGACGAGCAGCGCGCGGCCAGCCCGGCGGAGGTCGAGGGATGA
- a CDS encoding DUF5797 family protein, whose protein sequence is MTLSDVARDRLADVVELQPTKNGELQDRWELDSGSEVHQFLESELSDYYYRDDNSLIRATSEANDMVDVEPGVEGEPDAVPSVVRVPELQARILDVLAGPDERSESVVSVLHAVREAFDIDADADAVRSGLQSLRRKGVVEVEYRSVPTFRLTAARDSIDVEVSD, encoded by the coding sequence ATGACGCTCTCGGACGTGGCTCGTGACCGGCTCGCCGACGTTGTCGAGCTTCAGCCGACGAAAAACGGCGAGTTACAGGACCGGTGGGAACTCGACAGCGGCAGCGAGGTCCACCAGTTTCTCGAATCGGAACTGAGCGACTACTACTACCGCGACGACAACAGTCTGATCCGGGCCACGTCGGAGGCCAACGACATGGTCGACGTCGAACCGGGCGTCGAGGGCGAGCCCGATGCGGTGCCAAGCGTCGTCCGCGTCCCCGAGCTACAGGCCCGTATTCTCGATGTGCTCGCGGGACCCGACGAGCGCTCCGAGAGCGTGGTGTCGGTGCTCCACGCCGTGCGCGAGGCCTTCGACATCGACGCCGACGCCGACGCCGTCCGGTCGGGACTCCAGAGCCTGCGACGCAAGGGCGTCGTCGAGGTCGAGTACCGAAGCGTTCCGACCTTCCGGCTGACCGCCGCGCGCGACTCGATTGACGTCGAAGTGTCGGACTGA
- a CDS encoding transcription factor S, protein MEFCDECGSMMKAEDELWVCSSCSNKQPKNPDANYVITDDQEASEIIETGKGDSGLPTTDARCPECENDRAYWYMQQIRAADESETRFFVCTECEHKWREDDH, encoded by the coding sequence ATGGAGTTTTGCGACGAGTGCGGTTCGATGATGAAAGCCGAGGACGAGCTCTGGGTCTGTAGCAGCTGTAGCAACAAACAGCCCAAGAACCCGGACGCGAACTACGTGATCACCGACGATCAGGAGGCCAGCGAGATTATCGAGACCGGCAAGGGCGACAGCGGCCTGCCGACGACCGACGCCCGCTGTCCCGAATGCGAGAACGACCGGGCGTACTGGTACATGCAACAGATCCGCGCGGCCGACGAGTCCGAAACTCGATTCTTCGTCTGTACCGAGTGCGAGCACAAGTGGCGCGAAGACGACCACTAG
- a CDS encoding DUF5789 family protein has translation MGRTTRLSRVDDVLDDLDYPVMRDDAADELTDVTLELADGEANLGELISDTSSDSFDSADDLQDELNNALPREAVGEPYQSEGEG, from the coding sequence ATGGGACGAACTACCAGACTAAGCCGCGTCGACGACGTGCTCGACGACCTCGACTACCCGGTGATGCGCGACGACGCCGCCGACGAACTGACCGACGTGACGCTCGAACTGGCCGATGGAGAGGCCAATCTCGGCGAACTGATCTCGGACACGTCGAGTGACTCGTTCGACTCCGCGGATGACCTGCAGGACGAACTCAACAACGCGTTGCCCCGCGAGGCCGTCGGCGAGCCCTACCAATCGGAAGGCGAGGGATAG
- a CDS encoding PUA domain-containing protein has translation MNEDTDAGGLGQDGRDLRRVAEYQFGAGAGAALFPEDEDYEVKRSSSGRPSQVIADEPRSSSPDSTPSGQDADGGRLITLGVDGRFTLGIEGGRRLAELEHPSNRVVVGDESEPFVRDGSNTFAKFVTEADPDIRSGDEVLVVHHDGSLLAVGRAELSADAMLDFDAGMAVKVRDGAGEPDGE, from the coding sequence ATGAACGAGGACACCGACGCCGGCGGGCTGGGGCAAGACGGGCGCGACCTCCGGCGCGTCGCGGAGTATCAGTTCGGCGCCGGCGCCGGGGCGGCGCTGTTCCCCGAGGACGAGGACTACGAGGTAAAGCGCAGTAGCTCGGGCCGTCCGAGCCAAGTGATCGCCGACGAGCCTCGCTCGTCGAGCCCTGACTCGACTCCGTCTGGTCAGGACGCCGACGGCGGCCGGCTCATCACGCTTGGCGTCGACGGCCGCTTCACCCTCGGCATCGAGGGCGGACGACGGCTTGCCGAACTCGAGCACCCGTCGAACCGCGTGGTCGTCGGCGACGAGAGCGAGCCGTTCGTCCGCGATGGGAGCAACACGTTTGCGAAGTTCGTCACCGAGGCCGACCCCGACATCCGTTCCGGTGACGAGGTGCTCGTCGTCCACCACGACGGCTCCCTACTGGCGGTCGGGCGGGCGGAGCTGTCGGCCGACGCCATGCTCGATTTCGACGCCGGGATGGCCGTCAAGGTCCGCGACGGCGCCGGCGAGCCGGACGGCGAGTAG
- a CDS encoding nascent polypeptide-associated complex protein produces the protein MFGGGGGGGMDPRKMKQMMEQMGVDMEELDANRVVIETDDADLVFEDVDVNKIDARGQETYQVVGSPEEREAGSASGAADADADAEESDGIPDDDIEIVSMRTGASEDAAREALEENDGDLAAAVDQLE, from the coding sequence ATGTTTGGAGGAGGCGGTGGCGGCGGAATGGATCCGCGCAAGATGAAGCAGATGATGGAACAGATGGGCGTCGACATGGAGGAGCTCGACGCCAACCGAGTGGTCATCGAGACCGACGACGCTGACCTCGTCTTCGAGGACGTCGACGTCAACAAGATCGACGCCCGCGGCCAAGAGACCTATCAGGTCGTCGGCTCGCCCGAGGAGCGCGAGGCCGGCAGCGCAAGCGGCGCGGCCGACGCCGACGCTGACGCCGAGGAAAGCGACGGCATCCCCGACGACGACATCGAGATCGTCTCGATGCGGACCGGCGCCAGCGAGGACGCCGCCCGCGAGGCGCTCGAAGAGAACGACGGCGATCTCGCGGCCGCGGTCGACCAGCTAGAGTGA
- the dapB gene encoding 4-hydroxy-tetrahydrodipicolinate reductase — translation MSRIAVVGATGRTGGEVVDAGVERDDVDVVVGFASEAGERSGVPVRPVADIEAALADRDIDAVVDFSTPEVTHTVVDTCVESGIALVVGTTGFDEDGEASLRAAGEDIPVLKATNFSRGVNVLQRVVGEAVAALDGYDLELMESHHNGKVDAPSGTANSILETVQEERDVEPVYGREGHAPRDEDEIGVFARRAGDIRGEHELILAGNDEVLSLSHRAEDRGVFAAGALDAAAWVAGRNPDWYTFGEVIDDT, via the coding sequence ATGAGCCGCATCGCGGTCGTGGGCGCCACCGGCCGCACCGGCGGCGAGGTCGTCGACGCCGGCGTCGAGCGCGACGATGTCGATGTCGTCGTCGGCTTCGCCAGCGAGGCCGGCGAGCGATCCGGCGTCCCCGTTCGACCGGTCGCCGACATCGAGGCCGCGCTCGCCGACCGTGATATCGACGCCGTCGTCGACTTCTCGACGCCAGAGGTAACGCATACCGTCGTCGACACCTGCGTCGAGTCCGGCATCGCGCTCGTCGTCGGCACCACCGGATTCGACGAGGACGGCGAGGCGTCGCTGCGCGCCGCCGGCGAGGACATTCCCGTCCTCAAGGCGACCAATTTCTCGCGTGGCGTCAACGTCCTCCAGCGCGTCGTCGGCGAGGCCGTCGCCGCGCTCGATGGCTACGACCTCGAACTGATGGAATCCCACCACAACGGCAAGGTCGACGCGCCGTCCGGCACCGCCAACTCCATTCTGGAGACCGTACAGGAAGAACGCGATGTCGAACCCGTCTACGGCCGCGAGGGCCACGCCCCCCGCGACGAGGACGAGATCGGCGTGTTCGCCCGGCGCGCGGGCGACATCCGCGGCGAGCACGAGCTAATTCTGGCGGGCAACGACGAGGTCCTGAGCCTTTCCCACCGAGCGGAAGACCGCGGCGTGTTCGCCGCCGGCGCGCTCGACGCCGCGGCGTGGGTCGCGGGACGAAATCCTGACTGGTATACCTTCGGCGAAGTAATCGACGACACATGA